In Myxocyprinus asiaticus isolate MX2 ecotype Aquarium Trade chromosome 32, UBuf_Myxa_2, whole genome shotgun sequence, one genomic interval encodes:
- the LOC127423194 gene encoding leucine-rich repeat-containing protein 18-like: protein MVKGKKKSNDPTGRKITLKMAKNALKVTIDGKCRLDLSNMDIATFPKCILKLCDVDELDLSRNLLKKIPDTIDRFVNLRWLDLHSNHLEQVPAALGRLHNLCNLNLCNNHLTTSGLPHELGLLRNLRILNLGMNHIETLPPSIAALKELRELGLFNNLLTHLPKCLQSLPKLQKLNMKSNPILTDDPRGVDRIQRVDFLYLVREDCLCVDCLKRCKKERERLDSRISAASTKKKLIFAGLITPNSVVLENQALWR from the coding sequence ATGGTGAAGGGGAAGAAGAAATCAAATGATCCTACAGGTCGAAAAATCACACTCAAGATGGCAAAGAATGCTCTGAAGGTAACTATAGATGGCAAATGTCGCCTGGATCTCAGCAACATGGACATTGCCACCTTCCCAAAGTGCATCTTGAAGCTCTGTGATGTAGACGAACTGGACCTCAGCCGCAACCTGCTCAAGAAGATCCCAGACACAATTGACAGGTTTGTCAACCTCCGGTGGCTTGACCTGCATAGCAACCATTTGGAGCAGGTACCTGCAGCTTTAGGACGTCTGCATAACCTCTGCAACCTCAACCTGTGCAACAACCATCTGACCACCTCGGGCCTGCCGCATGAGCTGGGTCTCCTGAGGAACCTACGAATCCTTAATCTGGGAATGAACCACATCGAGACCCTACCTCCATCCATTGCTGCTCTCAAAGAGCTTAGAGAATTGGGGCTCTTCAACAACCTCTTGACACATCTGCCCAAGTGCCTCCAGAGCCTCCCAAAACTGCAAAAGTTGAACATGAAGTCTAACCCCATCCTTACAGATGACCCTCGAGGGGTGGACCGCATCCAGAGAGTGGATTTTCTTTACCTTGTGAGGGAGGACTGTCTGTGTGTTGACTGTTTGAAAAGgtgtaagaaagaaagagagagattagaCAGTCGAATAAGTGCAGCTTCTACAAAAAAGAAGTTAATCTTTGCTGGGCTCATTACGCCAAACTCTGTAGTGCTAGAGAATCAGGCACTATGGAGGTGA